The nucleotide sequence ACTGAGAGCATGCAAAAAACCATGGATGAAACCGATTACCGCAGATCCAAACAAATTGAGTACAACACCAAGCACGGATTAACGCCTACGGCGATCAAGAAAAGTCTGGAAAGCGCACTTTCAGGAAAAACCAAAGCAGTTTATGCGATCGAAGAAACCTTGAATTTGCAAGCTGCAGAAGAGGAAGCTACCTACATGTCAAAACCACAATTGGAACAAAAGGTAAGAGATACCCGTAAACGAATGGAAGCAGCCGCTAAGGAACTGGATTTTATGGAAGCGGCACGTTTGCGAGACCAAATTAAAATGCTTCAAGAAAAAATCTCTGAAATATAAATACTGAGAATTAAGAGTAGTTATTCAACGATTATATCAATAATTCAACGTTTATTTTAGACGTTATACAAAATAGAACGTCTAACGTCGCGATCTCGACAAATGCGCTCAAAACCTTAGATACAGAATCTTAACTTCGTTAGCTTAACACCTTGCTAGTTATGAAGTTAAAATTACTTTTTGTCTTAACAATTATTCTTACGATTTCTTTCAATGCAATGGCGCAGGTTGGTATCAATACCATAGAACCAACAGCAGATCTAGAAATCGTTGCAGACGCCAGCCCGATGACTGGGAAATACAATGGGATCATTATTCCAAAAGTAGACGCTCTTCCCGTAACTGGTGATGCCACATTTCCAACTGCGGCGCAAGCTGGACTATTAGTATATCTAAATCCAAGTGCCACGCCAGACGGCACTGAAGGTATCTACATGTTTGATGGAAGTCAGTATATAAAGCTGGAGCCGGCTTCTGCTTCAGGCGCGTTTTATGATAATGGAACTACAAATTTTGCTACGACCACTACGTCTAATGTGCAACGTACTGGTAAAGTAAGTGTAGGCAGCTCATTAAGCACTGGAAAATTTAATGTGGACGTAGTATCTGCGAACAACTCGGCAGATCCAATTGCCATCAAAGTTGAGAATAATAATACCGGAACTGGATCAGTCAACACCTATAGTGCTTACTTAGAAAATAAGAGTACAGTAGGAGGTACCGGAATTAAATACGGAATAAGATCTGAAGTAAGTTCTGCTGGTAACAGCGATCGTGTTGGTATATACAACAATGTAATATCTAGTGGCAGTGCTGCTCGAGGTGTTATTGGAATCAATAATGTTGTTGGTGGAACATCTGGAACTACAGCAATCAATATAGGTATACGTTCAGAAATTGGGACGCCTGCAAGTGACGCCAATAGTTTTGGTATTTACAGTATCGCTAGAGGGAACGACCTTAGAAACAACTATTCTGGATGGTTTCAAGGTGACAAATTTGCTATTAAAAATGAAGATAACTCTGACGGTTACGAAATGCCTACTATCTCAGGAAATGCAGGCCAAGTGTTAATGACCAATGGAACAGACGTTGCTGCATGGACCGATCTTCCAGCTGCTAATAGCTCTCCAGTTTTTTACGGTGAAGGAACATTAAATTCAGCTACAAATACAACAGATGCCATTGAACGATCTGGATCTATTTTACTGAATATGGATGCCAACGTGAGTCCAACTGTTCTTAGTTTGAATAATAGTAATCCAGGGACTGGTAGCGGCAATCGATTTACTATTGATGCCATCAATAATGCAAGTGCCAGCGGTAGTAAATATGGTATCAGAAATAGAGTATCAGCAGATGGTGCTGGATCCCATTTTGGTATTGATAACGATGTCCAGATCAGTGCCGCAGACCAGGTCAATTATGGTATTAGAAACAATATGGGCGTCACCGTAGGAGCAGCATCTACCAATTACGGTATATATACAGAAGCTGGTAATTCAGGCGGTGAAGGCACTATCTACTCCATCTACTCACTAGCTCAAAATAATGGAAGCGAGCCTGCCTACTCTGGATATTTTAGAGGCGATCGATTTGCCATTAAAAATGAAGATGATTCTGATGGGTACGAAATGCCTACTATATCAGGTACCGCAGGCCAAGTCTTAACAACTGATGGCGCTGGAGTTGCGACTTGGAAAGGTGGTTTTGTTTCATCGAGAAACATTTTAAGTGCAAATCAAATCTTAGGGAGCGCTGACACATGGATCAAACTAAATATGAATAATTCTGTAATTAATGCAGGCAATGGTTACAACAGCACAACCAATAGGTTCGAATCTTCAGAGGCTGGAATCTTCAAAGTAAATGCGCAATTCCATAGTACCAATTCTTACGGTAATGATATTTTTACCGGTATTTCCATTTTTGTTAATGGAGTTATTTATGCAGAACACTCTGTCAACCATCATAATAATGGTCAACTTTACCGAAATGTAACTGCGACGGTTGATCTTCCAGCAAATGGATTTATCGAAATATTTGCAAGGAGCTCTGATTCAAATTTTGAAATTGACGGGTCAGGTGTCAAAACCTATTTTGAAGTTCAACGATTGTTTTAAACACAAAAATCCCAGCCTAGCGGCTGGGATTTTTTTTTGGATTCTGCAATTAACAGGCTAATTCAACAATCATTACTTCAAAGAAATCATTCTCTTTGGTTGTGGTAGAGCTTCTTCTTTTTTAGGAAGTTCTATACTTAGAATTCCGTTCTCGTAAGATCCTTGGATTTGATCCTGATTCACGGTTTCTGGTAGGTTGAAACTTCTTTTGAAAGAACGCTTCGTGAATTCCTTTCTGGTGAACTGCTCTGTCTTTTCTTCATTCTCTTCTTGAACCTCAGAAGATATGGTCAAAACGTCCTTATCAACTTCAATCGCGACGTCTTGCTTAGAAAAACCAGGAATGATCATTTCAAGGTGAAAACGCTCGTCGGTTTCCGCGATGTTAACGGCAGGTTGACTTAACGGTAAGGCAGTACCTCCAGAATAATCGTTATTAAACATTTCATCTATTAAAGATGGTAACCAATTGTTTGCTGTTCTATGTGCTAATTTCATAATTGAAAATTTTAGATTAATAATTACACATAGCATTAGTCAAAATGAATACCAAAGCAAAAAAGCGACACAATGTCGCTTTTTACTTCGTATCATACTGTCAAGTTGTCTAATTACTCGTCTCAGAATGGATTTCCAGCAATTCGCTAGGCGGTATCTCACCATGCGGATACTTCTCCATAGTAGATAACAATTTGTTCACCGTCACGCCTCGTATGCCGTAACGCAAGGCGATTTCATGTAAGAGTTGTAGTTCACTATCATCAACGTTACCGTCGATGTGCATCATCAACATCAATCTATGAAAGTGAATGATGCGTTTGACAAATTGCTTAGGTGGTTTTACAGGTTCTTTATCGGGATTTTCCAACATGAAGCGCAGTTGTTCCTCACCTACCTCGATCCGGCTGGCAATTGCCTTGATAAATTCGACTTCTTCCTTTTTAAGATGATCATCAGCGTGTGCCATCGCAATCAATTCTTTCAGGATATCCGTTTTTTCCTGTATGGTGTAGGACATAGCAATCAATGTTTCCGTGAAAATAATCAATCCTTATGAAATTATTAACCCAGGAGCGCATCCTACACCTTTAAATTTAACGCATGATTATAATTACTCGACTGCGTTCCTTTTTCAATGTAATTACTAGCACCATTGCATTCTATCCTACGCTATATTCCATCGTAGCCATATTTTTTGCATTTGCCATGATTTATGCAGAATCTAGAGGCGTATCAGGATTTTTACAGGAAAATGCTCCGGTTCTAGTCATCAACAATAGGGATACCGCGCGCAACCTATTAACCACGCTAATTGCTGGTGGTTTAAGCATGTTAGTATTCTCCTTTTCCATGGTAATGCTACTATTGAGCCAGGCAGCTGCCAACTATTCACCACGAGTATTGCCCAGCCTTATTTCCAATAGAAAGCACCAGACGATATTGGGAATATTTCTCGCGATGATCCTGTACAACATCATCACCATGATGGGAATCGAACCTGATGGCGATAATTATCAATTACCTGGATTCTCTGTCCTGATAGGAATCATAAGCGCCGTGTTTACTTTAGGAGCATTCGTTTACTTCATTCATAGTATTTCCACCAGTATCCAGATCAATAACATATTGAAGAATATTTATACGCTTTCGCGAAAGCGTCTTCAATACCTAGTCGATGAAAACGATTACGGTCAGGAATTTCCCGATTCGTCTGGTTGGTACACCTACCACGCCACCCGAAGTGGAACCATACAAAACATCAGCATCTCTGGTTTGCTAGACCTTGCCAAGGATTGTGATACCAAATTTGACCTGATTGCTACAAAAGGGCTGTACGTTTTTAAAAATCAGGAGTATATCAAGTCAGAAAAAGAACTTACTGATAAACAGGTCAAGGAATTAGGGAAAAACTTCAATTTCACAGAATCTGAGTTAGTAAGCGACAACTACGTCCTGGGATTCAAGCAAATTACAGAGATAGGAATAAAAGCCATGTCACCTGGAATCAACGATCCAGGTACGGCCTTAGACACCATCAATTACCTAACGGAGTTGTTTGCACTGCGCATGCAAAAGAGTGATAAGAGCATCGTATTGGATGAGGATGAAAATCCTGTCATCAATCTCAAAACCATCACATTTAAAGAACTCATCTTTAACGTACTGGCACCCTTTAGAACCTACTGTAAACACGATGTTACCGTCATGCAAAAACTACTGGACATGATCGCACAGTTATTGCGGTTTGAACCTATCAATGAGGACTATAAAGAAGTGTTGCACCGTGAAGCGAGCATGATGATACAGGACGCCAATAATTCTATTGAAAATCCTATCGATTTATTGGTACTTCAAGGTATTTATGATCGAATGGAGATCGTTAGCTAATCGATAAAAGTCATTTTGTTTTCCATATAATACGATTCTGCTAATACTATATCTTTTTTTATCATCGAGATCTATTTGTATAATGTCAAATAAACGCTCCTCTTTGATATGGCACCTAACCAGTCTGTGCTTTGAAATTTTAAAATTCTTTTGCCAACTCAAAATAAATCTCTTTTCCCAAAAATGAGCTAGACCTTTATCGCTTAGCAAAACTTTTATTTTTCCCAGAGCTAAATATCTTGAACCTAGATATGCAGGTACAACAACCAAAATAAATAGAATAAAGCTACTCCATTGATATTTAGAAAATGGGAGAAATTCTACAAGTGAAATTATCAATAAGAAAAATAATAGTGAAAAGGCGATTATGAATCGGCGTCTTGAATGAATATTTATATGGTATGTCTTGGTCTTCAATATCAATACTGCTCTTCCTCGTTAGGGAAATCAGAGCTCTTCACATCGCTAATGTATTGAGAGACCGCACTGCCCATATCTTCATAAAGATTCATGTAACGTCTCAAGAATCTTGGATGAAACTCGTGAGTCATCCCAAACATGTCGTGAGAAACCAACACCTGGCCATCAACGCCACCACCGGCACCTATTCCTATGACAGGAATCGATAGGCTTTCAGCGACTTCTTGAGCGAGTTTTGCAGGCACTTTTTCCAGCACTAGCGCAAAACATCCCAGTTTTTCCAATGCAAGAGCGTCATTCTTTAGCTTTTCGGCCTCTTCTTCTTCCTTGGCTCTTACTGTGTAGGTTCCAAACTTATAGATCGATTGCGGTGTCAGGCCTAAATGCCCCATGACAGGAATACCAGCGTTTAGGATGCGTTTGATGGATTCCATGACCTCGCTGCCACCTTCCAGTTTCACCGTATGGCCGCCACTTTCCTTCATGATTCTAATGGCAGATCGCAACGCCTCTTTAGGGTCACTTTGATAACTACCAAAAGGCAAATCCACTACCACCAGCGCACGCTCTGTACCACGCACGACGCTACTTGCGTGATAGATCATCTGGTCTAGTGTGATAGGCAAGGTGGTCTCGTGACCCGCCATTACATTACTTGCACTATCGCCCACAAGAATTACATCCACACCAGCACTGTCGATGATTTTGGCCATCGTGAAATCATAAGCAGTCAACATGCTTATTTTCTGGTGGGTTGCCTTCATCTCAGTCAGAGATTTGACGGTAATTCGTTTGTATTCCTTTTTGGCTGTGGACATATCTTCGTTTTGTGCTGTAAAAATAGTAATATTAAAAACACTTAAATGGAACTATCATGTTGAAACCTGTTCTTGTGCTGGTTGTTTTTCTCGCTTTCGCGAAAGCGAACTCACAACCAGCCACAGCCACCACATCATCTACCGTGTTGCTTTACAATCAACCCGCAAGCAAGGCCGTGGAATCCTTTTTCCAAAACTTTCATGCACAAGACACGGTTGCATTGAAAAACCAATTCGTCAACGGCGCTTCCATGCATTCCCTTGCCATCAAAGGAGATGAACGCACCACGAGCGCCTCTACAGTCAATACATTTTTGAAATCCATTGCATCCATTCCTGCAAACGTAACTTTTGAAGAACGCCTTACTTCGCTTAAAACCGTTGCAGATGATCATATCGCCAGCGTTCACACAGATTATGAATTTTATGTGAATGGCAAGCGTTCCCATACCGGTCGTAATGTCTTCACGATGGTTTTTGTGGATGATGCGTGGAAGATCACCCAAATTACAGACACAAGGATCTATTAGCTACATCCAGTTGCGGTCTGACAACAGCACCAGATTGTGCAGTTTATTCTTAAGTTGGGTAACCTGCCTCTCATTGAAGTAACGCAACCCTCGAGAACCTGCGGCAGTATGCACAGTAAAATGGATTTGCTGGCGGCGTTTCAAAAATATACTGCGCCATTTTTCTACCGCTTGGATTTTATAGATGGGAATGAGCATGGTTTTATGAAAAAGCCATCCAGATCGCAGGACGACTAACTCTTCATCAGACTGGATTTGTGTCCTTTTACCATTGCGATACGACACAAAAACCATCCAGCCGAACACCAAAACAGCCACGGCAGCTAATGCATAAATTTCCAAGTAAATGGAGATCGCACAGGCCAAAATCAGCGGTAAGGCAACGATGTAAAAAGTCAATCGGGCATGTGAGATGGCGATGGAGTCCATCTGGCTTGCGTCTGGATCCATTCCATGATCAAAAATCAAATCCTGCAACAACTCCATCATTTGCGGGCTACAGGCTGGAACTTCTGCTCCTGTAAGGGAAATTCCCTGCGATTGAGCTTGATAGATTTTGGCCGTTTGATAATTCAGCAACCTGCGTAATGGGTTGGTATGAAATTCCAGAATCTGAATTTTCTGGATAGGTATTTTAATCTCGCGTCTATTAAGCAATCCCATTTCGATTTCAAGATAATCACCGTTGCGCCGCAAAGTGTATCCATAATATTTATTGAAAACCAATACGACACTAACAATAACCGATGCGATGATAAAAACGATGGCTGCCATCACGACCAGACTCAAGCTTGCATAACCTACCATGTTTTCCCATTCAAAACCCTCAAAGACATTCCCGTAAAAACGCTCTACAAAATCCCTGATATTATACCAGAACCCGAACACAACTCCCAATGCTAGGCCACCACTGCGCAAATGATTTTGGGTAATGCCTATTTTAAATAAATCAATTATTCCTAGGGATAAAAGCTCACTCCTCTTTTCAGATCGTTGTTTGTTAGGAGCATCGATAATTTCCTCTGTCAACCCTTCATCAACAACTTCCTGATTTGAGGTTTGTAGACTCTTGTCCTGCAAAAGATTTTTAAAAGATTCTGCAAAATCGCGGCTTAGTCCAGGTATTTCTAGTTCTTTAGCTTTAGAGCCAGCGGTCTCTACTTCTACTGCTACCAATTGTAAAATACGTTGGACCAAGTTTTGGGTAATGTTGACAGATTGGATGCGTTCCAGCGGTATGGCCTTGCGTTCTTTATTAAGGACTCCTTTTTGAATGATCAGTTCATCGCCTTCTACATAAAAGGTGAAAAAATAATAACTAAGCAGTGGCGAGAGTAATCCTAGAATAACCACCAGCGCCGTAAGGCCTATGACAATCCTATAATCACCAAAGTTATTGATCCCAAATGCGGAATATAGCGCAACGGCAATCAATGCTTTTACATTCTTGAAGACATATAATAATATGCTCTTGCGGCTTTGTCTCCTAGGTTCGCTTAGATCAAGCATGCATGGCTGTCTTATGAGAGATAAATTCTTTGAGTTTTTTGGCGTCTTCTGGATCTAGCCCAGAAAGACTAAGGTCTGAAGAACTACCACCAGCCGTATAAATCTCCAATTCACAAAGATTGAACAATCGGTCAATGGGACCATCTTTGATCTCCGTGTGTTGGATCCTGTTAAAAGGCACTGTAGTCTCGTGATGGAAGATCCATCCATGTCTATAGGTAATGTCCAGTTCTCTTAAAACATAACCGCGCACAAAATACTCTTTGTAAGAAAGGAATAAAGCCAGCACCAACAATAGCAACCATACGGGAATGACAGACCACGTAAACCACGGCTCATCAAGAATAAAAATAAAGGTAATGGCAGCAATCAGCAAAGGCACAAAAACGATAAGCTTTGCAATCAATTTTTTGTTTAGAAAACGTTTGGGATGCTTCTTAAACTCTGATGTTTCTAATGGCGGTAGCTCTGCTGGATAAATCTGATCGTTTGTCATGATTGTAGGTGCTTGTTGAGAATGGATCCAAAATCAGGCTTGAAGTAGTCAGGTCCCTTCAGGACCTTACCATCTTCTCTATAAATAGGTTCTCCATCTGCTCCTAGTTTACTCATGTTGGAACGCTGTATCTCGTTAAAAACATCTTCAATGACATCCTGCATACCATGTTCAATGATCGTCCCGCAGAGTATATACAGCATATCGCCCAGCGCATCTGCTACTTCAATAAGATCATCATTTTTTGCAGCTTCCAGATATTCCTCATTTTCCTCACGCATCAATTCATAGCGCAACAGCTTGCGCTCCAGTGAGATGTTAACGGTAGGTTGATCCTGAATGTTTAATTTAAAGGCTTTGTGAAAGTCGCGTACGGCGTTGATATTCTTCTTCATGGATTATTGATCTATTGTATTGTAATTTTACAAAAAATATGACCATTATGAGTTTACCCTTTCTTGCAATTAAAGATCCCATGTTTTCAAGTGGTCAACTCATCTTCGCTGCGGTATTTTTTGTGGCTTTTGTGATCCTGATTTATTTCATGTACGGTAAGGATAAATTATTGCACCGTAAGAATTACAAAGGCGTCAAATGGATTTTGCTGGGTTTCCTAGCCTTTTTCTTATTACTACTGGCAATCAAGTTTGGTTTGAAACAGTAGCCCTATTTTCTATCTCGCTTTCCTGCCTGTCCGGCAGGCAGGCGCGAAAGCGTAACATTCCTCAATACTATGGAACAAAAAAAGAGACCCTAGATGGGTCTCTTCTCTTTTCTACAATCTACTCTACAAATTGCACTTGAAAAATCGTTGTATGTTATTCTACGTTAAGGTAGATGCTTGAGATTCCTGAAACGGACTGTTGCATCTTCGGTCTTGCGTTGCCTACAGTGGTAGTGTCAAAGGATAGCGCCATGCCACCGTTGGTGCTGCGCTCTGCTGCATAGAGTACCTTTCCTACATTGTCGTACTCAAGGTCTACCGGGTTGCCCAACATGGTCTCTGAACCGCTTACCGTGGTCACATCCGTGATGGTACCGTAAGCCTCAAGACCGCTGTAGATCACTGAGAAGTTCTTGATCGTGTGGATCGCTCCGTCGCTGTCGTTCAATGGGTTTCTGACATCGGCAAGGAATAGTTGGTCCTCTACCTCGTCATAAGTGATTCCTCTTAGGGACTGTGCACCTTCAATGGTGATCTGGTCGTCTGC is from Nonlabens sp. YIK11 and encodes:
- a CDS encoding Hsp20/alpha crystallin family protein, which encodes MKLAHRTANNWLPSLIDEMFNNDYSGGTALPLSQPAVNIAETDERFHLEMIIPGFSKQDVAIEVDKDVLTISSEVQEENEEKTEQFTRKEFTKRSFKRSFNLPETVNQDQIQGSYENGILSIELPKKEEALPQPKRMISLK
- a CDS encoding TerB family tellurite resistance protein, which encodes MSYTIQEKTDILKELIAMAHADDHLKKEEVEFIKAIASRIEVGEEQLRFMLENPDKEPVKPPKQFVKRIIHFHRLMLMMHIDGNVDDSELQLLHEIALRYGIRGVTVNKLLSTMEKYPHGEIPPSELLEIHSETSN
- a CDS encoding DUF2254 domain-containing protein, which translates into the protein MIIITRLRSFFNVITSTIAFYPTLYSIVAIFFAFAMIYAESRGVSGFLQENAPVLVINNRDTARNLLTTLIAGGLSMLVFSFSMVMLLLSQAAANYSPRVLPSLISNRKHQTILGIFLAMILYNIITMMGIEPDGDNYQLPGFSVLIGIISAVFTLGAFVYFIHSISTSIQINNILKNIYTLSRKRLQYLVDENDYGQEFPDSSGWYTYHATRSGTIQNISISGLLDLAKDCDTKFDLIATKGLYVFKNQEYIKSEKELTDKQVKELGKNFNFTESELVSDNYVLGFKQITEIGIKAMSPGINDPGTALDTINYLTELFALRMQKSDKSIVLDEDENPVINLKTITFKELIFNVLAPFRTYCKHDVTVMQKLLDMIAQLLRFEPINEDYKEVLHREASMMIQDANNSIENPIDLLVLQGIYDRMEIVS
- the panB gene encoding 3-methyl-2-oxobutanoate hydroxymethyltransferase; the protein is MSTAKKEYKRITVKSLTEMKATHQKISMLTAYDFTMAKIIDSAGVDVILVGDSASNVMAGHETTLPITLDQMIYHASSVVRGTERALVVVDLPFGSYQSDPKEALRSAIRIMKESGGHTVKLEGGSEVMESIKRILNAGIPVMGHLGLTPQSIYKFGTYTVRAKEEEEAEKLKNDALALEKLGCFALVLEKVPAKLAQEVAESLSIPVIGIGAGGGVDGQVLVSHDMFGMTHEFHPRFLRRYMNLYEDMGSAVSQYISDVKSSDFPNEEEQY
- a CDS encoding PH domain-containing protein, which encodes MLDLSEPRRQSRKSILLYVFKNVKALIAVALYSAFGINNFGDYRIVIGLTALVVILGLLSPLLSYYFFTFYVEGDELIIQKGVLNKERKAIPLERIQSVNITQNLVQRILQLVAVEVETAGSKAKELEIPGLSRDFAESFKNLLQDKSLQTSNQEVVDEGLTEEIIDAPNKQRSEKRSELLSLGIIDLFKIGITQNHLRSGGLALGVVFGFWYNIRDFVERFYGNVFEGFEWENMVGYASLSLVVMAAIVFIIASVIVSVVLVFNKYYGYTLRRNGDYLEIEMGLLNRREIKIPIQKIQILEFHTNPLRRLLNYQTAKIYQAQSQGISLTGAEVPACSPQMMELLQDLIFDHGMDPDASQMDSIAISHARLTFYIVALPLILACAISIYLEIYALAAVAVLVFGWMVFVSYRNGKRTQIQSDEELVVLRSGWLFHKTMLIPIYKIQAVEKWRSIFLKRRQQIHFTVHTAAGSRGLRYFNERQVTQLKNKLHNLVLLSDRNWM
- a CDS encoding PH domain-containing protein; translation: MTNDQIYPAELPPLETSEFKKHPKRFLNKKLIAKLIVFVPLLIAAITFIFILDEPWFTWSVIPVWLLLLVLALFLSYKEYFVRGYVLRELDITYRHGWIFHHETTVPFNRIQHTEIKDGPIDRLFNLCELEIYTAGGSSSDLSLSGLDPEDAKKLKEFISHKTAMHA
- a CDS encoding nucleoside triphosphate pyrophosphohydrolase family protein codes for the protein MKKNINAVRDFHKAFKLNIQDQPTVNISLERKLLRYELMREENEEYLEAAKNDDLIEVADALGDMLYILCGTIIEHGMQDVIEDVFNEIQRSNMSKLGADGEPIYREDGKVLKGPDYFKPDFGSILNKHLQS